The Solenopsis invicta isolate M01_SB chromosome 3, UNIL_Sinv_3.0, whole genome shotgun sequence region CGATTCCGGTGAATGCATGACTTTTTTCAAACTCGGATTTAAAACGGAAAACGGTaatcgaatttattattatcaaagtaAAGAGCCCTGTAGCCTGTGGCGTGGTATTCCAGATAAGCTGTTCGTTTATTGTGATATTTGTGAATCTTATATAACCGGTGATGTACAAACTCCGCTTCTCCGAATAGTCCCGGTCGAGTCACGCGAAAGTAATTACGCGTACGGAACGAATTAGGTGAAACATTTctcttttccattttatattccGTTGCGACAAACGCGTTTCCGCAGAATCGAAATAGATATAAGAGATCAGCTCGGAAAAAAAATACCATTTGAATCGGGAACCTTGACGGTGACATTGAACTTCAGAGGTGCTCGATAATTTACATTAGAATACAGTTAAAATAAACGTAAGTCTGCGATaaacaaaagagagaaaatcaaTTTCACCATGAACTATGAGGAATATTACGAGGCGCAAAGCGGAGGTGCCAACGGAAGGGGTGGGGGAATTCCACGGGTTTTTGTCGGCTCGCCCTATCAACGCGGACATGGTATCGGAAGTTTTCTCGgtggattatttagaaaaattttaccttATCTAAAGAGGGGTGCGCGGGCTGTCGGTAAGGAGGCTTTACGCGCGGGCATCAACGTAATGGAGGATGTCGAGAACCATACCCCGTTGAATGAGGCATTCAAAAATCGCTTCGCGGAATCGGGGAAAAACCTCAAAAGAAAAgccacagaaaaaataaaagacttgATGAAAGGATCGGGATATAAAGTATCCGTAACAACTCCGATGCTTCAGTTTCCTCACGGTTACCACGATCCTCGCATTGCTAAGAGAACGTCGCTTTGTAAACGTAATCGTTCAGTcaaaagaaaatcgaaaaaaagtgtACGCAGAAAAGGCGCTAAaaaatcgaagaagaagaaaagtcaCGGAATAactcgaaaaactaaaaagtcaTCCGGCACGAAACGCCGCAACAGCAAGAAGCGCAGTGTATCCGACATATTCTCGTAATCCACGCACGAATTAGCGTTAGCCATAGTGCGTCGTGATAAGTATGTCTTTCCTTCATACCCATTCGAGCGAGTGTTTGAAGAGTGAACTCGATCTCTTCGCTTTACCGCCTACTCAGACTAGTATCGAGAGTGCTCAATGGATTTATTACAAACCCGTAACATCGCTCGCAGACGACGCACCAATAGAATTTGTTATACCCGGTCATGGAGAAGACTACCTGGATCTCACGCACACTATGCTAAGTCTCCGTATACGTAGAAACGGGAACAAATACCGGCaccgccgccgcagccgccgcgGCGCCCAAAGTAGGCCCTGTAAATCAACTGCTGCATTCCATGTTCAATCAAATCGACgtgtatttcaatcaaaaactcGTGTCACCTCCAAACAACGCTTACGCTTACCGCGCATACATCGAGGCGTTATTAAATTATGCTTCACCCGCAAAAACTTCCCATCTCACCTCTTGTCTGTGGGACACGGATACTCCAGGTTTCATGGACGAGCCGGTAGATTCGCCAACGAATCAGGCTCTCGTAAGACGCGCTCGTTACATTCAAGGAGGACGCGCGTTGGATCTCATAAGACATCTTCACTGCGACGTTTTTAATCaggataaattcttaattaacggGGTGGAAGTTAGAATGAGACTCGTACGTTCCAAAGATTCGTTTTGTCTAATGGAAACAAATTCCACGTCGAAAATCCGCATTCTAGACGCTAGCCTACTTGTAAGAAGAGCAAAAATAACTCCCGGAATATTACTAGCGCATGCGAGAATGCTGAGTAAAACCACTGCCAAGTATCCCCTTACGAGAGTCGAAGTTAAAACGTTCACGATACACTCTGGTCTCGTGGGAGAATCGTTAGACAATGTGATACTTGGACAGCTACCGAAACGAATAATAGTTGGCTTTGTTGATAACAAAGCGTTTAACGGCGACAGAAAATTAAACCCGTTTAACTTTAAGAATTACGGCATAAATTTCCTTTCGCTCTACGCTGACGGAATGCAGATTCCAAGTAGACCGTTACAGCCGAGCTTTAAGAAAGACGAACCGCTCTACATCAAAGCGTATCACACCCTTTTTTCCGGAACAGGCATACATTTTTTGAACGAGGGAAATTCTATAAGCAGAGACGATTACTCTAACGGATATTACCTCTTCGCTTTTGATCTTACACCCGATCTATCGGCTAATTGTGCTGGGCATTGGAATCTCGTGAAACATGGAAGCTTACGACTAGAAGTGAGATTCGAAAAGGCACTTACCGCGACCGTTAACTGCATCGTGTATGCCGAGTTCGATAATGTTCTAGAAATCGATTCATCTCGGCAAGTCATAGTCGATTTTTCTGGATAGTCTCTTATAACACAGATGGATCAATAACAAGAACATTGTCTGTAAAATGTTCACTCCCCCATCATCTTTATCGTCACCACCATCATTAAACTACCGTATGCCTAAAAGAGAATTCAGTTTGGAACGAGACTCGGACGTAGCCGGTTCGATTAAGAAAGCTTGCGTAAAGTATAAAACTATGGACATAGTCATCGACATTCAAGGTTTTCGCGATGCTGAGGAACAATTTATTCCGAAAGAAGTCGCGGTTGTCGCTGTCAACACTCCAATCATCGGCCAATGGATTATAATACGACCTTGCCCGTTTGACGAGTTGCCTGTAAATTCGAAACGTGAAAACAACTGGCTTACGCGCAATTATCACGGCATCGAGTGGTTCGACGGCGAAGttaatctcaaatatttcaagcAACATCTACGAGAAATTACTCGACAAGCACGCTACATCTATAGCAGGGGACACGAAAAAGCGCGTTACCTACGCAATCTGCTATCCAGAAACGTATATAATCTGGAAGGCGTTTCTCCGGCCTTCAAAAATTTACCCGATGTCGAGGAGAGTGGTCATCGATGCACGTATCACGGATTTCGCGCAAAAGCAAATTTTCACTGCGCGTTGCGCAATGCTTACAAATTGAAACACTGGTTAATCGAGCAAAATAGTAGTAGCTCGAGCAGTCTTCGTTCCGACGAAAACGacagcgaagaagaagaagaagaagaagaaataacaTACAAAACAGCGTCGGCTATAGCCGAAGACGATAAAATAATCCCACTGCCGTCGTATGAATTCCCTCGAAATTTTACATGCGCTGCGCCAATTGAACGCAGAATACACGGGAGTCTATCCAGCCGACAAGCTACCGAAGGTGTGGACGAGGTCGACCGTCATCGTTGCCAACACGGATGATCACAATCAACCTGGCCAACATTGGGTCGCCTTTTACATCGACAAACTTGGAAATGGAACATATTTCGATAGCTACGGATTACCTCCCTCGGATTCTAGATTTCTCCTGCGATTGCGACGAAACTCTATCACGCATCAATGGAACACCACACAGTTACAAGGAGCGCTTTCCCAAACTTGCGGGCAATACTgctgtgtttttttatatttcatgtgtaacggctataatcttaatcaatttctctatttattttCTGTCGAACACACATACAACGACCGACTAATCGCagaattatttcacaaattttttctttataataaaagaaaatgcgtgATGAAACCATCTGTATGCTACCCCATTCAATCATGTAACTTAACCCGGCGTCATTGTTGCCGGGTATCTAATACCCGACGCATTTTAAAACGGTCAtaactttaaaacaaaatgcGCGCGTAAATTGTCCGTTACAGTAGCTGCGGTCATTGACCTCTTTTCGCGTATTCACTTGTGTATTTAGTGTTGCTGCGGCGACGACGGAGTTTACACGTGTATAAAGAGCGCGCGGGTAAGTTATGCCCGGCAACAATGGCTACGTAACATTTATATAGACAGTTTGTTTGttgttttttattgtttattgataAATTGCATATCGTTTTTCACAGTTTTATGAACCATGTCTTATGAAAAGGAACAAAGTCGAATCCTAGCCTTGTTTGAAGAAACTAGCGCTAGTGACAATGAACAGTGCAGCTCAGACGACGAGGGTGAAATCGACCATCTTTCAGAGCGAAGTCAAGGCAGTGATACGGAACAAGAATGCAGTGATGATGAGCAAGAAGCAATTGTTTCAACAAGTAATCAGCAGTTTTATATTGGTAAAGACAATTGCACCAAATGGTCTTCGCAACCACCTCGGACCAACGTTCGCACAAGGTCAGAAaacataatattacaaaaacctGGGGTAAAGCTTATTGCGCAAAATGATAAGACTGAAATAGAGTGTTGGAGACGCTTTATAACTAATAATATGCTGGAACAAATACTTTGTCATACTAATGCTAAGATAAAACAGAGACAATTGTCTAACAATAAACAATCGCTTCAGTATTTATTGAAAGAGACAACTATAGACGAACTATTAGCTTTGTATGGCTTGTTATACTTAGCCGGACTAAATCGTTCTAATCGCCAAAACTTGAGTGACTTGTGGAGAACCGATGGTACTGGTGTGGAAATTTTTAGTACTACTATGTCTTTGCAgcgtttttactttttacaaagCTGTTTGCGTTTTGATGATGCAACAACACGCCAAGAGCGGAAGCGACTGGACAATCTGGCTCCAATTAGATCTATTTTTGACGAGTTTGTCTCAAACTGTAAAAATACTTATACTCCCAATGAGTATCTTACAATCGACGAAAAGCTGGAAGCATTTCGCGGCAGGTGTTCATTTCGTCAATATATCCCGAATAAACCTGCGAAATATGGCATTAAAATTTATGCTTTGGTTGAtgcaaaaaacttttatactGTCAACCTTGAAATTTATCCCGGTAAGCAGCCTGATGGGCCATTTTTGCAAAGCAATAAAGCTTTCGATGTTGTAGACAGATTAGTGCAGCCTATCTctaaaagtaatagaaatattacatttgacAACTGGTTCACGAACGTTCCATTGATAACACATTTGCAACAAAATCATAAACTAACATCTACAGGTACATtacgtaaaaacaaaaaagaaatccCACCAAACTTTATAACCACGCAAAGAAAAGAAGTATACAGCACTCAGTTTGCATTCCAAAAAGATATGACGCTTATTTCCTACGTGCCTAAACGGTCTAAAGTGGTGCTGGTATTGTCTTCCCTTCATCATGACCAAAACATTGATCCTGCTAGTGGTGAAAAAAGGAAACCAGAGATAATCACATTCTATAATTCTACGAAAGCTGGCGTCGATGTAGTTGATGAGCTCTGTGCTACCTATGATGTATCTCGAAACTCAAAACGCTGGCCAATGACAGTATTTTATGCGGTCATGAATGTAGCTGCAATAAATAGTGTGattatttttcgtgaaaataatAACTCGAAAACAAACCGACGTGATTTCCTTAGAAAACTCGGTCTATCAATGCTTGAAGGTCATCTTCGCGTGAGAAAAAATATGGAGAACTTACCGAGAGGCTTACGTAAACGTATTCACGAACAAGTTGGTGAAGTTATGACCTACCCT contains the following coding sequences:
- the LOC120357140 gene encoding piggyBac transposable element-derived protein 4-like: MLEQILCHTNAKIKQRQLSNNKQSLQYLLKETTIDELLALYGLLYLAGLNRSNRQNLSDLWRTDGTGVEIFSTTMSLQRFYFLQSCLRFDDATTRQERKRLDNLAPIRSIFDEFVSNCKNTYTPNEYLTIDEKLEAFRGRCSFRQYIPNKPAKYGIKIYALVDAKNFYTVNLEIYPGKQPDGPFLQSNKAFDVVDRLVQPISKSNRNITFDNWFTNVPLITHLQQNHKLTSTGTLRKNKKEIPPNFITTQRKEVYSTQFAFQKDMTLISYVPKRSKVVLVLSSLHHDQNIDPASGEKRKPEIITFYNSTKAGVDVVDELCATYDVSRNSKRWPMTVFYAVMNVAAINSVIIFRENNNSKTNRRDFLRKLGLSMLEGHLRVRKNMENLPRGLRKRIHEQVGEVMTYPPNKSSKTYTRCKDCPSAKDKKTRHNCNKCNKPICMQHIIPLCQSCVDLDIE